A genomic stretch from Chitinophagaceae bacterium includes:
- a CDS encoding acyltransferase — MQKTAPGILKTKQHFEILDGLRGIAALSVVVFHFMEMAYTDYSKNFIAHGFLAVDFFFCLSGFVIGYAYDDRIEKMGVKEFFKSRLIRLHPLVISGSILGLLGFFFDPFGGHPEVYSAGKIILIFLCSVLLIPFGAMQERGFNLFSFNAPAWSLFWEYAANILYAFVLYKINRRLLLLLTILSAAAVCIVVYRAGNLMGGWSKDNFWDGGARICYSFSAGLVIYRFNWLIKTKLGFAGLSALLLLPFLMPWFKWNWLAETMVVLFYFPLLVALGAGAVLSDKVKKLCVFSGKISYPLYMTHYAAIWVFGNYYSSHKVSTTELVFIITAGTLLLVGLSYIIMVIYDIPVRKYLTAGRKMN, encoded by the coding sequence ATGCAGAAAACAGCCCCAGGCATTTTAAAAACGAAGCAGCATTTTGAAATTCTCGACGGCTTGAGAGGTATTGCAGCACTCAGTGTTGTTGTTTTTCATTTTATGGAAATGGCTTATACAGATTACAGTAAAAATTTCATTGCTCATGGTTTTTTAGCTGTTGACTTTTTTTTCTGCTTATCGGGCTTTGTAATCGGTTATGCCTATGACGACCGTATTGAAAAAATGGGTGTAAAAGAATTTTTCAAATCAAGGTTAATAAGGCTGCATCCCCTGGTCATTTCAGGCTCCATACTTGGCTTGCTGGGTTTCTTCTTCGATCCGTTTGGCGGTCATCCTGAAGTATACAGTGCAGGAAAAATCATCCTCATATTTCTATGCTCTGTTTTACTGATCCCTTTTGGCGCCATGCAGGAACGTGGCTTTAATCTCTTCAGTTTTAATGCTCCTGCCTGGTCTTTATTCTGGGAATATGCGGCCAATATTCTTTATGCATTTGTGCTTTACAAAATCAACCGGCGTTTATTGCTTTTACTAACCATCCTTTCAGCAGCTGCGGTTTGTATTGTTGTTTACCGTGCAGGAAATTTAATGGGTGGCTGGAGTAAAGACAATTTTTGGGATGGCGGTGCACGTATCTGTTATTCATTCTCCGCCGGGTTAGTTATTTACCGTTTTAACTGGCTTATAAAAACAAAGCTTGGGTTTGCCGGGCTTTCGGCATTGCTGCTGTTGCCATTTTTAATGCCCTGGTTTAAATGGAACTGGCTGGCAGAAACAATGGTTGTGCTGTTTTATTTTCCTTTGCTGGTTGCATTGGGTGCAGGAGCCGTACTTTCAGATAAAGTAAAAAAACTTTGTGTATTCTCCGGTAAAATATCCTACCCGCTTTACATGACGCACTACGCAGCAATCTGGGTTTTTGGAAATTATTACAGCAGCCATAAAGTAAGTACAACAGAATTAGTTTTTATTATTACGGCAGGCACCCTTCTGCTGGTTGGCCTGTCGTACATAATTATGGTTATTTATGATATACCTGTGCGAAAGTATTTAACTGCAGGAAGGAAGATGAATTAA
- a CDS encoding response regulator transcription factor: MIVNKIKLAIVDDHQIVIDGLHSLLKGHNRYEIVLESTHPETILAQLKKQPVDILLTDVMMPVMTGVELARLVKKEFPSIKIITLSMNGEGSLVNQMIEESDISGYLLKNIGQTEFLKALDKIAAGGIYFSDEVLQEMLKASERKKETDEETKLTNREIEIVRLIEKEYSNKQIAEELFLSERTVETHRKNIFRKTKTNSVIGLIKYAYERKMI, from the coding sequence ATGATAGTAAACAAAATTAAACTTGCGATTGTTGACGATCACCAGATAGTGATTGATGGTCTTCATTCCCTGCTGAAAGGCCATAACAGGTATGAAATTGTGCTTGAATCAACACATCCGGAAACGATTTTAGCTCAATTAAAAAAACAACCGGTTGACATCTTACTTACCGATGTAATGATGCCGGTAATGACCGGTGTTGAACTGGCCCGGTTGGTGAAAAAAGAATTCCCTTCCATTAAGATCATTACTCTTTCTATGAATGGTGAAGGCAGTTTGGTCAACCAGATGATTGAAGAAAGTGATATCAGCGGTTACTTACTGAAAAATATTGGTCAAACGGAATTCCTGAAAGCCCTTGATAAAATTGCAGCCGGTGGCATTTACTTCAGTGATGAAGTGTTGCAGGAAATGCTGAAAGCAAGTGAACGGAAAAAGGAAACAGATGAGGAAACCAAACTCACCAACCGTGAAATAGAAATTGTGCGCCTTATTGAAAAGGAATACAGCAATAAACAGATTGCGGAAGAACTTTTCCTGAGCGAACGTACGGTTGAAACACACCGGAAAAATATCTTCCGCAAAACAAAAACCAACTCTGTTATAGGGCTTATTAAATATGCGTATGAACGCAAAATGATCTGA
- a CDS encoding outer membrane beta-barrel protein — protein MPKSYAVLLICFFTICTLGASAQKTKPFLGGNLILGFPSGDFKTAYKSALGIEASAGFGSKRIFVLGTLGYVSYKAESGNPYGKITVIPLKAGLRVYPTKRLFLTGNAGYGFLKDETMSKREARFVYDAGVGLHFLLSQISVHYDAWQRKNNAGVSSSIQLKLGLAL, from the coding sequence ATGCCGAAATCTTATGCTGTTTTGCTCATTTGCTTTTTTACCATTTGTACACTGGGCGCTTCTGCTCAAAAAACAAAACCATTTCTTGGTGGCAACCTCATTCTGGGTTTCCCCAGTGGTGATTTTAAAACTGCTTACAAAAGTGCTTTGGGTATTGAAGCTTCCGCAGGTTTTGGAAGTAAACGAATCTTTGTTCTTGGTACGCTTGGCTATGTTTCCTACAAAGCCGAATCAGGAAATCCTTATGGAAAAATCACTGTGATTCCGTTAAAAGCTGGGTTACGGGTATATCCAACCAAGCGTTTGTTTCTTACAGGAAATGCCGGTTATGGGTTTCTGAAAGATGAAACAATGTCTAAGAGAGAAGCAAGATTTGTGTATGATGCAGGTGTGGGTTTACACTTTCTTCTTTCACAAATCAGTGTGCATTACGATGCATGGCAGCGAAAAAATAATGCAGGTGTTTCCAGTTCCATTCAGCTGAAACTTGGACTGGCTTTATAA
- a CDS encoding Rrf2 family transcriptional regulator: MLSKKTQYAFQALSYMAQLPGNEPLLIAEISKKKKIPLKFLENILLILRKDGILESKKGKGGGYFFKLKPSQIPLARVIRLLDGPIAPLSCVSLHFYERCKNCDEKHCGLHDMMAKVRDANLKLLEKKTVADIV; encoded by the coding sequence ATGCTTTCAAAAAAAACACAGTACGCTTTCCAGGCACTTTCTTACATGGCACAGTTACCGGGTAACGAACCCCTGCTGATTGCAGAGATTTCAAAAAAGAAAAAGATCCCATTAAAGTTCCTCGAAAACATTTTACTCATTTTACGGAAGGATGGTATTCTTGAAAGTAAAAAAGGAAAAGGCGGCGGCTATTTTTTTAAACTGAAACCCTCCCAGATTCCACTTGCAAGAGTGATCCGTTTGTTAGACGGACCGATTGCTCCCCTCTCCTGTGTCAGTCTGCATTTTTATGAGCGCTGTAAAAACTGCGATGAAAAACATTGCGGTCTGCATGATATGATGGCGAAAGTGAGAGATGCCAATCTGAAACTCCTGGAAAAGAAAACAGTGGCTGATATTGTTTAA
- a CDS encoding sensor histidine kinase → MLLKPKSLLFNVFFLLICLCSTAQDKTIDRLRAVISSSAKDEEKLSAYIQLSGKISFVSFNETIKVAEQGIELASKLKDSMAYAELSRNMGVSYYFKGDYEKAASLYYTAVRIYERAGKEQPLAYVYNDIAKLFRKNRDLKRAADNYEKALAIFRTQKDSSGIQMILNESGVVYEYQGNYAEALKRYNASLQIAKRLKDEMGKSWSFNFIAGVYVLQSKYELAEDFNLQALAIRQKLKDTFSIALSFSDLGVLYSAWGKPERALYYFEESNKVAERMGYRELLSNNYAEMSKLANVNGDYKKALDYYTWYTQLKDSIFSSQKNRQVEELSTLYETNKKEQQIQEQQLTIKKRNSLIGIISGAALFALFVAYLLYNRYKWKQQAKMQTEILNQQELATRSVLEAEEKERSRIAKDLHDGVGQMMSAARMNLSSFYNTVQIKDESQNKSLDNIIQLVDESCKEVRAVSHSMMPAALLSKGLPDAVDELISKISSNQLKVSFHSEGFDQRLDSNTETILYRVIQECVNNMIKHADATELDISIIKDKDGISVTIEDNGKGFAYDPAKEDEGIGLKNIRSRILFLKGTVDFDSSPGNGTLVAIHIPSKMIP, encoded by the coding sequence ATGCTGCTGAAACCAAAAAGCCTTCTTTTTAATGTATTCTTTCTGCTTATTTGTCTTTGCAGTACAGCACAGGATAAAACCATTGACCGTCTCCGTGCTGTCATTTCTTCTTCTGCAAAAGATGAAGAAAAACTATCTGCCTATATTCAGCTTAGCGGCAAGATCAGCTTTGTAAGTTTTAATGAAACCATTAAAGTTGCAGAACAGGGAATAGAGCTTGCTTCCAAACTCAAAGACTCCATGGCTTATGCAGAACTGAGCCGTAACATGGGCGTGTCGTATTATTTTAAAGGCGATTACGAAAAGGCAGCTTCCCTCTACTATACTGCTGTACGTATTTATGAACGGGCCGGTAAAGAACAACCACTTGCCTATGTTTACAACGATATTGCCAAACTCTTCCGTAAAAATCGGGACCTGAAACGTGCAGCAGATAATTATGAAAAAGCATTAGCCATCTTTCGTACACAGAAAGATTCAAGCGGCATACAAATGATCCTGAATGAAAGTGGTGTGGTATATGAATACCAGGGTAACTATGCAGAAGCTTTGAAACGTTACAATGCATCGCTGCAAATTGCCAAACGTTTAAAAGATGAAATGGGAAAAAGCTGGAGCTTCAATTTTATTGCAGGTGTGTATGTACTGCAAAGCAAATATGAACTGGCCGAAGATTTTAACCTGCAGGCATTGGCAATCCGTCAAAAACTAAAGGATACGTTTTCTATCGCATTGAGTTTTTCTGATCTTGGTGTTTTGTACAGTGCCTGGGGTAAACCGGAAAGGGCTCTTTATTATTTTGAAGAAAGTAATAAAGTAGCTGAACGAATGGGATACAGGGAACTGCTTTCGAACAACTATGCCGAAATGAGTAAGCTGGCCAATGTAAACGGCGATTATAAAAAAGCACTTGACTATTATACCTGGTACACTCAGCTGAAGGATTCCATTTTTTCATCGCAGAAAAACAGGCAGGTAGAAGAACTGAGTACACTGTATGAAACCAATAAGAAAGAACAGCAGATACAGGAACAGCAGCTCACTATTAAAAAAAGGAATTCGTTAATAGGTATTATTTCAGGCGCAGCACTATTTGCATTGTTTGTTGCTTATCTTCTCTACAACCGTTACAAATGGAAGCAGCAGGCAAAAATGCAGACAGAAATTTTAAACCAGCAGGAACTTGCCACAAGATCGGTACTGGAAGCAGAAGAAAAAGAACGCAGCCGTATTGCCAAAGATTTACATGATGGTGTTGGACAAATGATGAGTGCAGCAAGAATGAATCTATCTTCCTTTTATAATACGGTACAGATTAAAGATGAATCGCAGAATAAATCCTTAGATAACATCATTCAACTGGTTGATGAAAGCTGTAAAGAAGTGAGGGCTGTAAGCCACAGCATGATGCCTGCTGCCTTACTCAGCAAAGGCTTACCTGATGCAGTAGATGAATTAATTTCAAAGATCAGCAGCAATCAGCTGAAAGTAAGTTTTCACAGTGAAGGATTTGATCAGCGGCTTGATTCAAATACTGAAACAATTCTGTACCGTGTTATACAGGAATGTGTAAACAATATGATTAAGCATGCAGATGCAACTGAGCTGGACATTTCTATCATCAAAGACAAAGACGGCATCAGTGTTACTATTGAAGACAACGGCAAAGGATTTGCATATGATCCTGCAAAAGAAGATGAAGGGATTGGTTTGAAAAATATCCGCAGCCGTATCTTATTTTTGAAAGGAACGGTTGATTTTGATTCTTCACCCGGCAACGGAACATTGGTGGCCATTCATATACCATCTAAAATGATACCCTGA
- a CDS encoding acylphosphatase codes for MLFTKEILITGKVQGVFFRKYACEAADAVGVTGFVKNLPDQSVYILATGTNEQLQEFINWCWQGSPRSKVENVEVKEMELKHFNLFQVER; via the coding sequence ATGCTGTTCACCAAAGAAATACTTATTACCGGTAAGGTACAGGGCGTGTTCTTCCGCAAATATGCCTGCGAAGCAGCAGATGCTGTTGGTGTAACCGGCTTTGTAAAAAACCTGCCCGATCAATCCGTTTATATTCTTGCAACAGGAACCAATGAGCAGTTACAAGAATTTATTAACTGGTGCTGGCAGGGTTCACCGAGGAGTAAGGTTGAGAACGTTGAAGTGAAAGAAATGGAGTTAAAGCATTTTAATTTGTTTCAGGTTGAGAGATAA
- a CDS encoding DinB family protein, with protein sequence MKRSEISPKPGFFEKYINLVDDVELSEAFEISLQQITQLDLALLKKIGTKTYAEGKWTVNETLQHIADFERILSYRTLLFARRKKSVQPGFDEDLLARHSKANTKTIEQILEELTAVRKSTIAMFNNFDEETLSLTGINWQFEISVAGMGFNIIGHQAHHLKLINTRYIPLAAK encoded by the coding sequence ATGAAAAGATCAGAGATCAGCCCCAAGCCGGGATTTTTTGAAAAGTATATTAACCTTGTTGATGATGTTGAACTAAGTGAAGCGTTTGAGATAAGTCTGCAACAGATCACCCAGCTTGATCTTGCGTTGCTGAAAAAAATTGGCACAAAAACTTATGCAGAAGGAAAATGGACGGTGAATGAAACCCTGCAGCATATTGCAGATTTTGAACGCATCTTATCGTACCGTACGTTGCTTTTTGCCAGGAGAAAAAAATCTGTACAGCCTGGCTTTGATGAAGACCTGCTGGCAAGACATTCAAAAGCAAATACAAAAACAATTGAACAGATTCTTGAAGAGCTGACAGCTGTACGAAAATCGACCATTGCGATGTTCAATAATTTTGATGAGGAAACATTATCGCTGACAGGAATCAACTGGCAGTTTGAAATTTCTGTAGCGGGAATGGGATTTAATATCATCGGCCACCAGGCACATCACCTGAAACTGATCAACACCCGCTATATTCCATTAGCAGCAAAATAA
- the bla gene encoding BlaB/IND/MUS family subclass B1 metallo-beta-lactamase: MRTILLTIAFTFSLTNIFAQSEKAKLTIAHLTGDFYIYTTYNTYKDNQVPANGMYLVSNNGVIMFDTPWDTTQFQPLLDSIKLKHNKSVVMCFATHWHSDKTAGLEYYRQQGIKTYTTALTDKLSEKNNEKRAEFLMEKDTVFTVGQYSFETYYPGQGHTEDNIVIWFEKEKILYGGCLIKGADDENLGFLGDGNVTAYASTLKKVQKKFRKPKFIIVAHSDWNNINSLKHSLMMAKELKKKNNRK, translated from the coding sequence ATGCGAACGATTCTATTAACAATAGCCTTTACTTTTTCTCTCACCAATATTTTTGCACAGTCAGAGAAAGCGAAACTTACCATTGCACATTTAACAGGAGATTTTTACATTTATACAACTTACAATACATACAAAGACAACCAGGTTCCTGCAAACGGAATGTATCTTGTAAGTAACAATGGTGTTATTATGTTTGATACTCCCTGGGACACAACACAATTTCAACCATTACTTGACAGTATAAAATTGAAGCATAACAAAAGTGTGGTCATGTGTTTTGCTACGCACTGGCATAGCGACAAAACCGCCGGACTTGAATATTACAGGCAACAGGGAATTAAAACCTATACTACTGCGCTTACAGATAAATTAAGTGAAAAAAATAATGAAAAAAGGGCTGAATTTTTAATGGAAAAGGACACTGTCTTTACTGTTGGCCAATATTCTTTTGAAACTTATTATCCCGGCCAGGGACATACTGAAGACAATATTGTAATCTGGTTTGAGAAAGAAAAAATTCTCTACGGTGGTTGCTTAATAAAAGGTGCTGATGATGAAAATTTAGGTTTTTTAGGCGATGGTAATGTAACAGCATATGCATCTACGCTGAAAAAAGTTCAGAAAAAATTCCGGAAACCAAAGTTTATTATTGTAGCCCATAGTGACTGGAACAACATAAATTCATTGAAGCATTCTTTAATGATGGCAAAAGAACTTAAAAAGAAAAACAACCGTAAATGA
- a CDS encoding M1 family metallopeptidase codes for MCCPDYFYQFFVHGQILSTKKKDNKETAPGSVRQEQKWWNLLYYNIIITPDYGRKYITGTNSITFSALQSGTILQIDLQEPMRITSVKWKDKNLVFKRSKEDSYLVTFPTVIKAGEKQTISIHFEGEPKESVKPPYDNGWIWAKDLNGRPFISVACEGSGASIWLPCKDVLYDEPDNGVSFSITVPDTLTAVANGRLKKKSTTKQGTTTYTWEVVNPINNYSIIPYIGKYISWHENYAGLKGKLDCDYWVLDYNLTKAKIHFKQTDSLLRAFEYWAGPYPFYEDSYKVVEAPMDGMEHQSALAYGNGFQNGLKGKDLISGSGWGLKFDFILVHESGHEWFGNSITASNYGDGWIHEGFTKYLETLYTSYQFGTEAGNDYSIGTWKRIKNDEPILGTNTSDKYYKAGAMLHMIRQCIGDSLFRGILTGLNKEFYHQTVNTNEILNFFNRYTKKDFTKIFDQYLKTIQIPTLNYSFKDSMFLYRWENCIKDFSMPLRITFDGKNDQFIFPSTEWQTFKVSTTSSEGFHVDRNFYITVRENK; via the coding sequence TTGTGTTGTCCGGACTATTTTTATCAATTTTTTGTACATGGACAAATTCTTTCAACAAAAAAGAAAGACAATAAAGAAACAGCTCCCGGCAGTGTTCGGCAGGAACAAAAGTGGTGGAACTTATTATATTACAACATTATTATTACACCTGATTATGGAAGAAAATATATAACCGGAACAAACAGTATAACATTCTCCGCTTTACAGTCCGGTACAATACTGCAAATTGATTTGCAGGAACCCATGCGAATTACCAGCGTGAAGTGGAAAGATAAAAATCTTGTTTTTAAACGCAGTAAAGAAGACAGCTACCTCGTAACATTTCCAACAGTTATCAAAGCAGGTGAGAAACAAACAATATCAATTCATTTTGAAGGAGAGCCGAAAGAATCAGTAAAGCCACCCTATGACAATGGCTGGATATGGGCTAAAGATTTAAACGGACGGCCATTTATCAGTGTTGCCTGTGAAGGTTCCGGGGCAAGCATCTGGTTGCCTTGTAAGGATGTTTTGTATGATGAACCTGATAATGGTGTTTCTTTCAGCATCACAGTGCCTGATACCTTAACAGCGGTTGCCAACGGCAGACTTAAAAAAAAATCAACCACCAAACAGGGGACGACTACTTATACCTGGGAGGTGGTAAACCCGATCAACAACTATAGCATTATCCCCTATATTGGAAAATATATCAGCTGGCATGAGAACTATGCCGGATTAAAAGGAAAACTTGATTGTGATTATTGGGTATTAGATTATAACCTTACTAAAGCAAAAATCCATTTTAAACAAACTGATTCGTTGCTGAGAGCCTTCGAATATTGGGCCGGACCTTACCCCTTTTATGAAGACAGTTATAAAGTGGTGGAAGCTCCTATGGACGGTATGGAACATCAAAGTGCATTGGCGTATGGCAATGGATTTCAAAACGGCTTAAAAGGAAAAGACCTTATTTCAGGAAGTGGCTGGGGGCTTAAATTCGACTTCATCCTTGTGCATGAAAGTGGTCACGAATGGTTTGGAAACAGCATTACTGCCAGCAACTATGGAGATGGCTGGATACATGAAGGTTTCACAAAATACCTGGAAACACTGTACACATCATATCAATTCGGTACTGAAGCAGGTAACGACTACTCAATCGGAACCTGGAAAAGAATAAAGAACGATGAACCAATTTTAGGTACAAATACTTCGGATAAATATTATAAAGCAGGTGCGATGCTTCATATGATAAGGCAATGTATTGGAGATTCCCTCTTTAGAGGAATTTTGACAGGGTTAAATAAAGAGTTCTATCATCAGACAGTTAATACAAATGAAATACTGAATTTTTTCAATCGTTATACGAAAAAGGATTTTACAAAAATCTTTGACCAATACTTAAAAACAATTCAAATACCCACACTTAATTACTCTTTCAAGGACAGTATGTTCTTGTATCGTTGGGAAAACTGCATAAAAGATTTCTCGATGCCGTTAAGAATAACCTTTGATGGAAAAAACGATCAATTCATTTTTCCGTCAACAGAATGGCAAACTTTTAAAGTTTCGACTACCAGTTCAGAAGGCTTTCATGTTGACAGAAATTTCTATATCACTGTAAGAGAAAACAAATGA
- the dapB gene encoding 4-hydroxy-tetrahydrodipicolinate reductase: MNIALIGYGKMGKAIHEIAKQRGHEAVLIIDAYNLHDLTAENISKADVAIEFTSPHTALANVLFCLQHQTPVVCGSTGWLEKLDEAKHVAAQNKTGLIVASNFSVGVNIFFEVNKRLAQLMSQQDSYDVTLKEIHHTAKKDAPSGTAITLAEQVLDAVERKTKWVNDAAVNSAELSIISERIDPAPGTHHVKYSSAVDDIEIIHTAHNRSGFALGAVLAGEFLIGKSGFFGMKEVLNL; the protein is encoded by the coding sequence ATGAACATAGCACTCATCGGTTACGGAAAAATGGGAAAAGCCATTCATGAAATTGCAAAACAGCGTGGTCATGAAGCGGTGCTGATTATTGATGCATACAACTTGCACGATCTTACTGCTGAAAACATTTCCAAAGCAGACGTAGCCATTGAATTTACCAGTCCGCATACCGCACTGGCCAACGTACTGTTTTGTTTGCAGCATCAAACACCCGTTGTTTGTGGCTCTACCGGCTGGCTTGAAAAACTGGATGAAGCCAAACATGTTGCCGCACAAAATAAAACAGGATTAATTGTTGCCAGCAATTTCAGTGTGGGTGTAAATATTTTCTTTGAAGTAAATAAACGGCTTGCACAGCTGATGTCGCAACAGGACAGTTATGATGTAACGCTGAAAGAAATTCACCACACCGCCAAGAAAGATGCACCCAGCGGTACAGCTATTACGTTGGCAGAACAGGTGCTGGATGCTGTAGAACGAAAAACAAAATGGGTAAATGATGCAGCAGTTAATTCTGCTGAACTTTCCATCATCAGCGAACGCATTGATCCTGCACCCGGAACACATCATGTAAAATATTCATCTGCCGTGGATGATATTGAAATCATTCACACTGCCCATAACCGCAGCGGCTTTGCTTTAGGAGCAGTGCTCGCCGGTGAATTCTTAATCGGCAAATCAGGATTCTTTGGAATGAAAGAAGTTCTTAACTTGTAA
- a CDS encoding sensor histidine kinase — translation MRANKFFIQTLAVLLFLAVSAKGQISKTDSLRKLITTETNEQRRTDLLLLLSIEFRQINPDSSNNISEQLMKLSAQQKNIPLHQKAEINKVYYYLNKSNADSGLSVSEKNIRSLLKSKGNDSLLAQYFSAAGLSLMRLNRQKDAMEKFFNALKTSEQAGDKLMMAKAQHNIGWAYMELNQYTEAITHFTSALQIIEKNKIPFKMAVSYANIASCYGALNKYDSVYKYAGEGIKMAHEQNNYQTEANGWYIMGTAYTNEKKYEQALACFLKAKPIRAKIGDPFFIVSDLAVLSELYAMMNKTAEGLQTGNEALTIAKKENLQSKLPMIYKAIALNYEKSGNYAAAAELYKQVNVLKDSMYENASAEAVVEMKTKYETEKKERIIQEQQFNLKKKNYFIITISALVLLGALLAWLFYNRTKLKQETKLQAAVLSQQQIAAAAILQAEENERQRIAKDLHDGVGQIMSAAKMNLSSFENDLQFKDEEQKLSFERIISLVDEGCKEVRSVSHQMMPNVLLKSGLGKAVAEFLDKIDQKVLKVNLHTEGLNEHIEATTEIVLYRVLQESVNNVIKHSGASELDLSLIKDADGISATIEDNGKGFDSKNLSEKAGLGLKNMKARVEYLKGTIDFDSSPGRGTLVAIHIPLINKEAVES, via the coding sequence ATGAGAGCAAATAAGTTTTTCATACAAACCCTTGCTGTACTTCTGTTTCTTGCTGTATCAGCAAAAGGGCAGATATCAAAAACAGATAGCCTCAGGAAATTAATTACTACTGAAACAAATGAACAGCGAAGAACTGATCTCCTGCTTTTATTGTCCATTGAATTCAGACAAATCAACCCCGATTCATCAAACAATATCAGTGAACAGCTGATGAAACTTTCTGCGCAGCAAAAAAATATTCCCCTGCACCAGAAAGCAGAAATCAATAAAGTATATTATTATCTCAATAAAAGCAATGCTGATTCAGGGCTTTCGGTAAGTGAAAAAAATATCCGCAGCCTGTTGAAATCAAAAGGCAATGATTCATTACTGGCCCAATACTTTTCAGCAGCAGGTCTCAGCTTAATGCGGCTGAACAGGCAGAAAGATGCCATGGAAAAATTTTTCAATGCATTGAAAACCTCTGAACAGGCAGGAGATAAATTGATGATGGCAAAAGCCCAGCACAACATCGGGTGGGCTTATATGGAATTAAATCAATACACCGAAGCAATCACACATTTTACCTCTGCCCTGCAAATTATTGAGAAGAATAAAATTCCCTTTAAAATGGCTGTGTCCTATGCCAATATTGCTTCCTGCTATGGCGCCTTAAATAAATACGACTCCGTTTATAAATATGCAGGCGAGGGTATTAAGATGGCGCATGAACAGAACAATTACCAAACAGAGGCAAACGGATGGTACATCATGGGTACCGCTTATACAAATGAAAAGAAATATGAGCAGGCACTTGCCTGTTTTCTGAAAGCAAAACCTATCCGTGCAAAAATCGGCGACCCGTTTTTTATTGTATCTGATCTTGCTGTTTTATCGGAACTCTATGCTATGATGAATAAAACAGCTGAAGGTTTGCAAACCGGAAACGAAGCACTGACAATTGCAAAAAAAGAAAACCTGCAGTCAAAGCTCCCGATGATTTACAAGGCAATTGCACTCAACTATGAAAAAAGCGGCAACTATGCTGCGGCAGCAGAATTGTATAAACAGGTAAATGTACTGAAGGACAGTATGTATGAAAATGCCTCAGCAGAAGCTGTAGTTGAAATGAAAACAAAATATGAAACAGAAAAAAAAGAACGCATTATCCAGGAGCAGCAATTTAACCTGAAGAAGAAAAACTATTTTATCATTACCATTTCAGCTCTTGTTTTATTGGGCGCTTTACTGGCATGGCTTTTTTATAACCGTACAAAACTAAAACAGGAAACAAAACTGCAGGCTGCCGTACTCAGCCAGCAGCAAATAGCTGCCGCAGCAATTTTGCAGGCCGAAGAAAATGAACGGCAAAGGATCGCTAAAGATCTGCACGATGGTGTTGGGCAAATTATGAGTGCCGCAAAAATGAACCTGTCTTCTTTTGAAAATGATCTGCAGTTTAAAGATGAGGAACAGAAACTTTCGTTTGAACGCATCATCAGTCTGGTAGATGAAGGCTGCAAAGAAGTAAGAAGTGTATCGCATCAAATGATGCCGAATGTATTACTCAAATCAGGACTTGGAAAAGCAGTTGCTGAATTCCTTGATAAGATTGATCAGAAAGTGTTGAAAGTAAACCTGCATACAGAAGGACTGAATGAGCATATTGAAGCAACCACTGAAATTGTGCTCTACCGTGTGTTGCAGGAAAGTGTGAACAATGTCATTAAACATTCCGGTGCATCGGAGCTTGATCTTTCATTGATTAAAGATGCCGATGGAATCAGCGCCACCATTGAAGACAATGGAAAAGGGTTCGACAGTAAAAACCTTTCTGAAAAAGCAGGACTCGGTTTAAAAAATATGAAGGCAAGGGTTGAATACCTCAAAGGAACCATCGACTTTGATTCATCGCCCGGCAGGGGAACCCTGGTGGCCATTCATATTCCGTTAATAAATAAAGAAGCGGTGGAGAGCTAA